The genomic region GGGGAGACAAATTCAAAACTTCGATTTAGTcacttcagaaaaaatgtttaacctgggatataaaaaataatgtaccATCTTACTACTGTAAGTGAGGTGGTAGGTAGGTGGGTAAGTAGAAGTGACAGTCGGTCTTTGAAACAgctcacttagaccgttgccgatccattgttactgctactcctcgttaaactattttgttttatgtgcaaacccattgatctgcCTGATATTTACATTCCTAAGGTAatcagtatcattcaagaacgatgagccaaagtatctaaacctagtggcatgcGCGCAAGAGAGTGACAGAAAAGACGTCTGACAGACTCTTCCTTCTTCTCATTCTTTCAGTTTCTGCAATAGCCGAATCGATATGCATTAAATCTTTGAGTAAGTCGAAGTAGAAAGCAGTGGTCAGTGCTATAAGCAATGAATAAGGGGAATTAAGCTAAAATTTGTTTAGTAAGTTGTTTCACTTAGGTTAGGGTAATACTGTCAGAGGTATTTAGTGCCAAATGTCATGtctatatttacattttttcacggTTTCGCACGTATTCTGTGAATATTTTCTTGAGCAAAGAAGTTGCCTTAAATttagtttgcaaaatttcatttctgctTTAAAACCATGGGGAATATTGCAGAAGGACCCCAGTGAACAGGCTTATTTACTTATTGTATTAATTGACCGTAAACCAcattctcacattagctcgctctaaACGAATGTTCGGAAGCTACTTGGACAAAGCCCAAAAGTTATGAGTTGCTTATACCTTAAGCAGCAGAATCGTGCTGGCCACTTcaaagtgaatggcaatcagagATTTTCCGCACTTGCGTAGACTTCTACCACACCAGTGACCAGGCTACTTCACAAGAAAAATTGTTCAAGTGTTGCTCGGTAGAAAGGCATTGAAGAGAGTGAGGTGAAAATTGCACATTTTTCAGAATTTCTTTCGGCAGTGAATCTCCACAGAAACCttggaaaaaagttgattttcgGTATACGAGTGCATCATAACTCGCAACAGAATcatctaaagcaaaaaaccgTAACTGCATTTATTAGAGTATTTGTTTGGCGAAGTGTTCgcaggttttatttttatttttcaatttttcgtaGCACTTGGAAGctcattttcaccaaaaaactcatttttccaaaaaattaaatcggttaaattgttattgtaaagttagttattatttaaaaaagctccaaagcAATCCTAATGAATTATAAGAAGAAGtactattcaaaattttaaaggatTGGCACAGTTGATTTAGGGTAATGGCGTACATAAACTTCAAGAATAACAAGTTTCAAAAAACGCTTTAAACTCGAAGAAGTAAAGAAACCCAGCTTGAATACTCACAATTTTGTCAACTTAGCTCcaatgaatttgaaatttcaacaCAATATTCTTCAGTTATTATGCAttcatctaaaaaaattaaaaaaaatcaaaaaagttcaaataccTTACCCCTGCCCCCACTTGATACAAAAATTAGCATAGCTTCTATTAAATTAAGGGTTGTTGTAATTATTTACACTAGAATCCATTAGGAAGAAAATTTAACGAATCCAGTCGACACACTTTTCTAATTAGAcgtcaaaattttattatagtcACATTAATTAGAGTGTGTATTAAATTTGACTCCAACCTTTACCCCCAACCCTACTCGGCGTTTTTCATTTACTCTTCGCACAAAAACTTGTAATCAATAGCAAAGTCTCAACACAATGTCTTGCAACTGGCGTCAAGAAAATTTTCTCACACTTACGCCGCGGCAGTGAAAATTTAGAGGGAGTCATAAAATCACTAGTTATATACGAACCACTTTGTAACTACATCAATTAGAAACCAGAAATGAACAGTTTTGACCCAGATACTGCGCCAGCAAAAGAAAGCGAATACGACTGTGAGTGACCAGCTAAAAACTGGCGTAGAGTGGTTGTACAACAACtagaaaaatataacaaaatattgcgCAAATTCAAGTTGGAAAAATTAAACGAGAATGTACACGAAATGTGAGGGAGAAATAAGAAGAGTGTTGAAAAAGCGAaggtttttaagcaaaaatgaaaagttagGTTGGGTTAATCCATTCAAAGAAgctaataaaaaggaaaaagaagTTTGTGTTTTGTAAGCACAAAAATCTTAACGAAGCTTTAAAACTTTGTCAGCTCAACAGGAGATTCTGAAAAATTCTCTAAGAACCGAATACTGTTAACGCGATGTGCAGCCGGGTAAGTGACAATGACAGTAAATCAGCCATATGCGAGCATTTCCTGCAAAAAGAGCGCAAACCAGTACAGGCCCCAAATGGATTAATGTAGCGTCACAATTTTGGAACACAAAAAAGTCGACTGCACTGCTCATTTGAAGCGCACACGCGCATACACAACACAACTCAACTAAAAAGAAGCAAGCTCCACAATAATCACTCTCAATAAGTCTCCGAATTTCAGGCATTTTTACTTAGTCATCACAAGCCAAAGTAAAAACCGCCAGCTAACAGCTGTTGCCTGCTGTGTATTTATGTTAGCCGAAAACGGGTTCTACCTCTCAGTATTCAACGAATTGTCCAATTACATAGACCACCAGCAAGTAAGCAAACACGCGCGTGTGTTGCTTGACGCGTCATCTCACGTTTCGTTCGTCTACTCCATAAGATGTGCTTGCGCTACCCGTGCCGCCCCCGAGCGCTCGGAATCTACATCGCCGTATCGTGCCTATTCTCCGTCTATCCGTCGGCATGTGGTGAAGCGGCGCGTGTACTTGGCTTTTTTACTTCACCTTCCAAATCGCACATCATTGTGCACTGCGCAGTGGCCGATGCGCTGGCGCATGCCGGTCATGACGTCACAGTCATCGCTTCCGGACCGAATGTACGCAAGCAtgccaaatataaatatatcgaaTTGCAAACCATGGGCGCACATCCACTCATGTCTACGGATATGGTAAATAAACGTCAAGCATTTTGGCGACGCTTTGGCTCCATGTTGAGTTCGATTAATCGAAATGCCAATGAAACGTTGCATCATCCGCACGTGCAGCAGTTTCTGCAGCAGCACCGTGCGGGGGATTTCGACTTGCTGCTCTTCGGATATTTTATGAACGATTTTCTGTTAGGTTTGGCGGCGCATTTTCGCTGCCCCATTGCGTTCTCTTTCATGATTCAACCGATCTATGCGGTGAATAGATATGTGGGGAATCCCAGCGAGCCGGCATATATGCCAGGCATATTTGGCTATTTGGTGCAGCCAATGAATTTCCGAGAGCGTGTAAAAAATATGATTGTCGCGATAATCGAGGAAAATGTGGTGCAAACGATGTTGGAGTATCACACAAGAAAATACTACAAGTGAGTGAGAAGAGTATTCAAGTGTGATTGAGGGGCTAACAAACCCCAATTTTGTGGAAAGTGTTAAGTGATTTACGTTGGTGAATCTGTTGGATGGATACAACATTTCATtgtacatatactatataaaaCAGCTTGAACAATAGATAACGGGCGCTGATGTGACTGTGTGGCTAACCGAGCTTTAGTTAGACGTTGTGAATGCGTGATGGGACTACAGTTTTTTGAGCTAGACGACTTGAACACCGCaaacttttacttttaaaatatccctaaaactatttttctagcCGCGACCAATTGCTGACTTGCTCTCGCTCTCATTTTAGCCTTTCACACAAACGTTGCAGATCCAACAGGCCGTACATAAACCGATCCcagtttataaacaaattttaattcaactaaatttcaaaatgtatttaatCTCAGTTTtggccggccgccgtagccgaatgggttagtgcgtgactaccattcggaagtacgTAGGTTCCAATCTTCGTGCgtaaacatcaaataatagactaatttttctaatagcgggcgccactgggcaggcaatggcaaacttccgagtgtatttctgctatgaaaaattttttacgaatttAATCACTCATTCCAATTTTTTCTTCCACATTTTGGGAGTAGTAAGGATCACAACAACTAGCAgattgaaatttcatttcgTGGGTGCTTGTATTCTCAAAACCGGCATATGCATGTGTTTGATTTCGATTTATTGAGCTGCTTATGAGGATGACAGAGCCTCCACTTCCTACTCGATCAAATTTCGTAGATACTCTTTGATTTAGTTCAGAAGTATCTTCTTATCCTTTTCAGTTCATCTTTTTCCCTGGCGTTCTGCCAACTTTCTACTTAAATTGTTTATCTTCCCTAAGATCTTTGGAGAATCAGGAGGTTCATCTACATAGATACCAGCCTCCTAGATACCAGACTTTAGTGGCTGCTTTTCGGAAGCAAGAAATTATCTGAGCTATCCGATGAGATGACTATAGATAAAACCCTATTACACACCTCCTCTTTTCTGCTCAAAAACAAACAGGTTACTGCTCTACCTAAATTAATCAGCAAACTAAACTAATTGGACTAagatttattgttttacaaCTATTGCTCGCCATTGTTCATTCGGCGCCGAGATAAAAAAAACcttatttttactttcagaCTTCTCATGTCTAGAGCGGTCACTTAAAACGCTTTCTCATCTATCATTTGTGCCATTCCCACGTCTCTTATCACCCCGTATCAGAGGCGTTCTTATCAACTTTTTCACTTATCAGCAAATTTATAGATGCCACCTGCTATTAAAAGTTCGCCGTTTGTATTAAATGCAGCCACACAATTGAGTAAATACTGATACCGTTAAGTGTTTTCTTAATCTCATTTTGCTGCAGTTAAGTGGTTCTTGCCCCGTCTAATCCTCATGCAAATATTTAGTAAGCAAAGTCTTCATTAAAAATGATCTAATCTTTGTTCTCTTTGTTGATGCGACTGGTTTAATACGTCCAACTAACTTTTGATGTACGCAGTTGCCTTTGGATATGAAAGTGATTCGGTATTTACCAGCTCCGTTATAATGATATTACGCGGTACATCATTTGTAACAGTCGCGTTCTTCTTTGTCTTTCTCCTGGGTGGCTTCGTTAGCTCACCATCGCTAGTACATTCCGCGCGTATCCTTGGCTTCTTCCCATCACCTTCACCATCGCATCTGCGCATTCATTGTGCCATTGCTGATGCGCTCAACAAAGCGGGACACAATGTCACTGTACTGTCTTCAACCAAAAACCCCTACAAGTGGGCCAAGTATGAATACATACAACTGGATCTGCCTTTGTTTCCTAAGGACTTTCTACGTCGTTTGGTTAAGAAAGAGCAATCCTTGATCGCACGTTATCCACACTTCATTAAAGAAGTCACCAATTTAGCCAATCAATCGTTTTCAAATCCGAATTTGAAGCATTTCCTGGCCACGCATGGTGCAGGCAGCTTTGATCTCATTGTGCTGGGTTACTTCATGAATGATTTTCATTTGGGTCTCAGCGCGCATTTTGAAGCACCAATGGTGATCTCGTTTATGGTACAACCCATTTTTGCGGTACACAATTTAGTGAAGAATCCAATAGAGGCCGCCTATGTCCCGACCCTGTTCAGCGAATGCAAGCAGCCATTGGACTTTTGGGAACGTGTACAGAATTTTGTTGTATCCATTTTCGAAACATATTTTATAACCCTGAAAGTGGAGCGAGAATCACAAAAGTTTTACGAGTAAGTCGAGTGagagaaaaagtaataaatttgtCTGAGAATGAAAAGTTGTTTTGTGAGAAATCGTTGAGAAAGGAAAGTAGGAAAGAAAAGTGGGAAAAATGTACCGGGTGAAAGTGACTCTGACGTTTAAATACAAGCAAagtattcggccgccgtagccgaattggttggtgtgtgactaccattcggaattcacagagagaacgtaggtgcgaatctcggtgaaacaccaaaattaagaaaaacatttttctgatagcggtcgccccttggcaggcaatgccaaacctccgagtgtaggcccctccattactgtaataacatcaagacgcacaccaaataggaagaggagctcggccaaacccctgAAAAGGGtctacgtgccaattatatataaatatgtatatataaagtaaaaaaatatgttgctcGCGAAGTTAAAGTGAGCAATCGCTTGTGTTATGGGTTATATATTCGTAAACTGGGACTCCTCGGTTTGAGTCTGCAAGAAACACTGACTTAAGAAGCTTTAAGCAAGCCAGTCTGACTCAAAAATCAATAAGGCCATATAAGACATCGGACAAAAATGAAGACCATAGAGTCTCCTCGACCAATTAAATAAGTTCAATTATTAGCGCAAGAGTCAGAGTTCGGTGATCAATATATTGCGGATCGAAGTTCGCAGTCAGAAAACCACGAGGTCCACAAGTGAACAGTTTATATTTTCAACTTTACGGCTCGTGAAATTCTAAATGAGTTATATGGTATGACATGATAGCAAAAGTTTATTCTAATCGTAGTCGCCAATCGGCAGGCCATGCCAAACCTCTGAatgtatttctgttatgaaaaagctgctcatagaaattaaaaacaaatagtcaaaaattaagCAGAAAGACTTGAACTCACAGCTCAACGCATTTAAGTGAGTTTTTCTAAGCCATTGAAACTATTGAActaatcaacgaaaattttaaaagttgaaaatttctgGGAATTTTAGGAGTGTGCTATAAAATGCACTTTTAATTGAGTGTCAGCAGTGATTGGTATCAGAAGTTGCTCTGAGTTATTTCTATATGCGTGTGGACCGCAATCTTTACTTTCTCTtcctttctttatttaaatataccCTTTGCCAATTATCTAAAACTCATTATGCTTTCCACTGTCTTCTCTTTTAGCTACAACTTCCCGCCAGATCGTTACCCACCACTCGATGAGGTGCGCAAAAATGTCTCGCTGGTCTTCGTCAATCACCACTTCAGCCAGGGTCCAATTCGTCCCAACGTTCCCAATCTAATCGAAATCGGTGGCATACAAATCAAAGAGAAACCCGATCCTCTGCCCGCGGATATTGGTAAGGTGCTCGACGAAGCCAAAGAGGGCGTCATCTATTTCAGTTTGGGCACCAATATTCAAAGTACACATC from Anastrepha obliqua isolate idAnaObli1 chromosome 2, idAnaObli1_1.0, whole genome shotgun sequence harbors:
- the LOC129238019 gene encoding UDP-glycosyltransferase UGT5-like isoform X1, with the translated sequence MCLRYPCRPRALGIYIAVSCLFSVYPSACGEAARVLGFFTSPSKSHIIVHCAVADALAHAGHDVTVIASGPNVRKHAKYKYIELQTMGAHPLMSTDMVNKRQAFWRRFGSMLSSINRNANETLHHPHVQQFLQQHRAGDFDLLLFGYFMNDFLLGLAAHFRCPIAFSFMIQPIYAVNRYVGNPSEPAYMPGIFGYLVQPMNFRERVKNMIVAIIEENVVQTMLEYHTRKYYNYNFPPDRYPPLDEVRKNVSLVFVNHHFSQGPIRPNVPNLIEIGGIQIKEKPDPLPADIGKVLDEAKEGVIYFSLGTNIQSTHLTEEKAKIMFNVISKLPYKVLWKWGDSDRPGQSNNIIYKDWLPQDDILAHPNIKLFITHGGMGSVVEAQYHGVPMVGIPLFGDQPSNMANVERSGYGLSVDYITLSEESLNKAIQEVLHNPKYTKTVRDFSRLYRDRPMSPRETVVYWVEYVLRHNGAKHMQSPAVHMNRWQLMSLDVIGFLLAIFGCVVAVFVKICMLLCCRRKTKTAKVTKVKVKKAKKNE